The following coding sequences lie in one Cannabis sativa cultivar Pink pepper isolate KNU-18-1 chromosome 5, ASM2916894v1, whole genome shotgun sequence genomic window:
- the LOC133038340 gene encoding squamosa promoter-binding-like protein 7 has translation MALHGGKWADYGGGGRLGLSEYGRGGSGLGRRRRRSVGVSVATAAESLLAVTVPKCQVKGCHVSLVNAKDYHRRHKVCEIHSKALKVMVSGLEQRFCQHCSRFHVVSEFEESKRSCKRRLAGHNERRRKSSHDSIARHSSHHENNIVVGGGFPYIWQLPRSDVLSLFCHLRPPIIRVPPSESDLSSRSSAALRELIAENRATIMAPQLVVDGDAWPSHHAHHHPPRDQLFGSEAPRAFGSMESHHHHNIFPEPHHNGGWERIGENGMHVTLHLMQAPSQGFGAFMASTGKTKTEEDDCSDHHLWNFLQGHNLV, from the exons ATGGCGCTTCACGGTGGCAAATGGGCAGACTACGGCGGAGGAGGACGACTCGGACTATCGGAGTATGGCAGAGGAGGGTCGGGCTtagggaggaggaggaggagaagTGTCGGAGTGAG tgtggCGACCGCAGCGGAGTCCCTTTTGGCTGTTACTGTGCCAAAGTGTCAAGTTAAGGGTTGCCACGTTTCGCTGGTGAATGCTAAGGATTACCACCGGAGGCACAAGGTGTGTGAGATACACTCTAAGGCTCTGAAGGTGATGGTTTCAGGGTTAGAGCAACGCTTTTGTCAGCATTGCAGCAG GTTTCATGTAGTGTCTGAATTTGAAGAGTCTAAGAGGAGTTGTAAGAGGAGATTAGCAGGCCACAATGAACGAAGAAGAAAGAGCTCTCATGATTCTATTGCTAGACACTCGTCCCATCATG AGAACAATATAGTAGTGGGTGGGGGATTTCCATACATATGGCAACTTCCACGATCGGACGTGCTCTCTCTCTTCTGTCATCTAAGACCGCCGATTATTCGGGTGCCCCCATCTGAATCCGACCTCTCCTCAAGATCAAGCGCAGCCCTTCGTGAGCTCATTGCTGAAAACCGCGCAACCATAATGGCTCCTCAGCTAGTTGTGGACGGGGACGCATGGCCCTCACATCACGCCCACCATCATCCGCCCAGGGATCAACTCTTTGGTTCCGAGGCCCCACGAGCTTTCGGTTCAATGGAGTCCCACCATCACCACAACATATTTCCAGAGCCTCACCATAATGGTGGCTGGGAAAGGATAGGCGAAAATGGTATGCATGTCACGCTTCACCTGATGCAGGCACCGAGCCAGGGTTTTGGAGCGTTCATGGCTTCCACGGGAAAAACTAAGACTGAGGAAGATGATTGTTCTGATCACCATTTGTGGAACTTCTTACAGGGACACAATCTTGTCTAG